The Phyllopteryx taeniolatus isolate TA_2022b chromosome 7, UOR_Ptae_1.2, whole genome shotgun sequence genome has a segment encoding these proteins:
- the prg4b gene encoding proteoglycan 4b isoform X1, which translates to MSLTLLRSLILLACALTPIVSQTSCRGRCGNEYYRGYLCQCDYNCMPYGECCHDFESQCTTKNSCRGRCGESFKRGQPCSCDSDCVKFKQCCPDYKIHCDPEEENNGASSATAPGTSSSCDNVDAKNPKEEQPPLALSGENDEDNYEVPVVNPISFTQDNVNNDMYTETMPSDDQSYTEVPEESQTPDSTSVYGSSPAEPLDLVSTQAALITDTSQASTEAGTLATTASEDKVKLTTIDMADGVTTTADSSDATTLPDSGTASPQATTAAEKVSNQPTLTSEHQPEPSPTTDTTREEITSQAQTGAPTEAASEKTEGAPSFSPTAPNVAASSEPSQEQSTTSAPQEPSQESSTSSVPPLEPSQESSTPSVPPEPSQESSTTSTPQEPFEGLSTTSVPQEPSQESSTTSAPLESTQESSTDAENSEAPMIPDLTTVVSPSIPTTLVVTTHLDSSPSDPENPSTSVSPVGSDLDVITTVNPWPIDVSQVDSSNEVTPAKPSSDPQTVTQIPTSPQSSEPTPKPQDKPNPSSLLTTTAPVDKPALKPGTKPVDAVQTVDSSRDYQADDSNDTNLCSGRPASAVTTLKNGTIAVFRGHYFWFLDINRVPGPARDITQGWGVPSPIDTAFTRCNCQGKTYILKGNQYWRFENNNLDPGYPKVVETGFDGLRGHITAALSVPRYRGRRETVYFFKRGGLVQKYSYKFGTGPSCNKKPHYAIYTVRNRVVRHAVSLLGPTINIRTAWRGFPTTITSAVSVPSSREPEGYKYYVFSRSKSYNIRMDGEQPAVTPPRENPSAQNNNFINCPQTL; encoded by the exons ATGTCTTTGACTCTTCTACGTTCGCTTATTCTGCTGGCTTGTGCCTTGACTCCAATTGTCAGTCAAA CCAGTTGCAGAGGGAGATGTGGTAATGAGTACTACCGTGGTTACCTGTGCCAATGTGACTATAACTGCATGCCCTACGGCGAATGCTGCCACGACTTTGAATCCCAATGCACCACAA AGAACTCCTGTAGAGGTCGATGTGGGGAATCATTCAAGAGAGGCCAACCGTGTAGCTGCGACTCTGATTGTGTTAAATTCAAGCAGTGTTGTCCAGATTACAAGATCCACTGTGATCCAGAAG AGGAAAACAATGGAGCATCCAGTGCAACAGCACCAGGAACGAGTAGTTCATGTGATAATGTAGATGCTAAAAACCCCAAAG AGGAACAGCCACCTTTGGCACTCAGCGGGGAAAACGATGAAG ATAATTATGAGGTTCCGGTGGTGAATCCAATATCATTTACACAAGATAATGTCAATAATG ATATGTACACCGAGACCATGCCCAGTGATGACCAGTCCTACACTGAAGTTCCAGAGGAAAGTCAGACACCAGATAGCACTAGCGTGTATGGGTCCTCTCCAGCTGAGCCACTGGATCTGGTCTCCACTCAAGCCGCCTTGATAACAGACACTTCACAGGCCAGCACAGAGGCAGGTACATTGGCGACGACAGCTTCAGAGGACAAGGTCAAGTTAACCACCATTGACATGGCTGATGGTGTCACCACCACTGCAG ATAGCAGTGATGCTACCACTTTGCCAGACTCAGGAACAGCATCCCCTCAAGCCACCACTGCAGCTGAGAAGGTTTCCAACCAACCCACTCTGACTTCTGAGCACCAACCAGAACCGTCTCCCACAACTGACACCACACGGGAGGAGATCACATCTCAGGCACAGACTGGTGCTCCGACTGAAGCTGCTTCTGAAAAAACAGAGGGCGCACCCTCATTTTCCCCTACAGCTCCTAACGTAGCTGCATCTTCAGAACCCTCACAGGAGCAGTCCACAACTTCAGCCCCACAAGAACCCTCACAAGAGTCTTCCACATCTTCAGTACCACCTCTAGAGCCCTCACAAGAGTCATCCACACCTTCAGTGCCACCAGAACCCTCACAAGAGTCCTCCACAACTTCAACACCCCAAGAACCATTTGAAGGATTGTCCACAACTTCAGTCCCACAAGAACCCTCACAAGAGTCCTCCACAACTTCAGCACCCCTAGAATCCACACAAGAGTCCTCCACAGATGCGGAAAACTCTGAAGCACCTATGATTCCTGATTTGACGACAGTGGTTTCACCATCAATCCCAACCACCTTAGTTGTTACAACACACCTTGATTCCTCCCCATCGGACCCTGAGAATCCCTCCACTAGTGTTTCTCCAGTGGGGTCCGACCTTGATGTCATAACAACTGTTAATCCTTGGCCTATAGATGTGTCACAGGTTGATTCTTCGAATGAGGTTACACCAGCAAAACCTTCCAGTGATCCACAAACAGTAACCCAGATACCGACCAGTCCTCAATCATCTGAACCCACTCCTAAACCTCAGGACAAGCCAAACCCTTCCAGTCTACTGACAACTACAGCTCCTGTGGATAAACCTGCTCTCAAACCTGGGACTAAGCCAGTGGATGCAGTGCAGACTGTGGATAGTTCCAGAGACTACCAAGCAG ATGACAGCAATGACACAAACTTGTGCAGCGGGCGGCCTGCCAGTGCAGTCACCACATTGAAGAACGGCACAATTGCGGTCTTCAGAG GTCACTACTTCTGGTTTTTGGACATAAACAGGGTTCCAGGTCCGGCCCGTGACATCACACAAGGGTGGGGTGTCCCGTCCCCCATTGACACTGCGTTCACCCGTTGCAATTGTCAGGGGAAAACGTACATCTTGAAG GGAAACCAGTATTGGAGATTTGAGAACAATAATTTGGACCCAGGCTATCCAAAGGTTGTTGAGACAGGCTTTGATGGACTTCGAGGTCACATCACAGCTGCTCTGTCTGTGCCTCGGTACCGCGGGAGGAGAGAAACTGTTTATTTCTTCAAGAGAG GTGGATTGGTGCAGAAATATTCATATAAGTTTGGCACGGGTCCATCATGTAACAAGAAACCCCACTATGCCATTTACACAGTCCGCAACCGAGTGGTGAGACATGCAG TATCACTTTTGGGACCCACAATCAACATACGGACGGCCTGGCGAGGATTCCCCACCACCATCACCTCAGCTGTTTC
- the prg4b gene encoding proteoglycan 4b isoform X3 translates to MSLTLLRSLILLACALTPIVSQTSCRGRCGNEYYRGYLCQCDYNCMPYGECCHDFESQCTTKNSCRGRCGESFKRGQPCSCDSDCVKFKQCCPDYKIHCDPEEEQPPLALSGENDEDNYEVPVVNPISFTQDNVNNDMYTETMPSDDQSYTEVPEESQTPDSTSVYGSSPAEPLDLVSTQAALITDTSQASTEAGTLATTASEDKVKLTTIDMADGVTTTADSSDATTLPDSGTASPQATTAAEKVSNQPTLTSEHQPEPSPTTDTTREEITSQAQTGAPTEAASEKTEGAPSFSPTAPNVAASSEPSQEQSTTSAPQEPSQESSTSSVPPLEPSQESSTPSVPPEPSQESSTTSTPQEPFEGLSTTSVPQEPSQESSTTSAPLESTQESSTDAENSEAPMIPDLTTVVSPSIPTTLVVTTHLDSSPSDPENPSTSVSPVGSDLDVITTVNPWPIDVSQVDSSNEVTPAKPSSDPQTVTQIPTSPQSSEPTPKPQDKPNPSSLLTTTAPVDKPALKPGTKPVDAVQTVDSSRDYQADDSNDTNLCSGRPASAVTTLKNGTIAVFRGHYFWFLDINRVPGPARDITQGWGVPSPIDTAFTRCNCQGKTYILKGNQYWRFENNNLDPGYPKVVETGFDGLRGHITAALSVPRYRGRRETVYFFKRGGLVQKYSYKFGTGPSCNKKPHYAIYTVRNRVVRHAVSLLGPTINIRTAWRGFPTTITSAVSVPSSREPEGYKYYVFSRSKSYNIRMDGEQPAVTPPRENPSAQNNNFINCPQTL, encoded by the exons ATGTCTTTGACTCTTCTACGTTCGCTTATTCTGCTGGCTTGTGCCTTGACTCCAATTGTCAGTCAAA CCAGTTGCAGAGGGAGATGTGGTAATGAGTACTACCGTGGTTACCTGTGCCAATGTGACTATAACTGCATGCCCTACGGCGAATGCTGCCACGACTTTGAATCCCAATGCACCACAA AGAACTCCTGTAGAGGTCGATGTGGGGAATCATTCAAGAGAGGCCAACCGTGTAGCTGCGACTCTGATTGTGTTAAATTCAAGCAGTGTTGTCCAGATTACAAGATCCACTGTGATCCAGAAG AGGAACAGCCACCTTTGGCACTCAGCGGGGAAAACGATGAAG ATAATTATGAGGTTCCGGTGGTGAATCCAATATCATTTACACAAGATAATGTCAATAATG ATATGTACACCGAGACCATGCCCAGTGATGACCAGTCCTACACTGAAGTTCCAGAGGAAAGTCAGACACCAGATAGCACTAGCGTGTATGGGTCCTCTCCAGCTGAGCCACTGGATCTGGTCTCCACTCAAGCCGCCTTGATAACAGACACTTCACAGGCCAGCACAGAGGCAGGTACATTGGCGACGACAGCTTCAGAGGACAAGGTCAAGTTAACCACCATTGACATGGCTGATGGTGTCACCACCACTGCAG ATAGCAGTGATGCTACCACTTTGCCAGACTCAGGAACAGCATCCCCTCAAGCCACCACTGCAGCTGAGAAGGTTTCCAACCAACCCACTCTGACTTCTGAGCACCAACCAGAACCGTCTCCCACAACTGACACCACACGGGAGGAGATCACATCTCAGGCACAGACTGGTGCTCCGACTGAAGCTGCTTCTGAAAAAACAGAGGGCGCACCCTCATTTTCCCCTACAGCTCCTAACGTAGCTGCATCTTCAGAACCCTCACAGGAGCAGTCCACAACTTCAGCCCCACAAGAACCCTCACAAGAGTCTTCCACATCTTCAGTACCACCTCTAGAGCCCTCACAAGAGTCATCCACACCTTCAGTGCCACCAGAACCCTCACAAGAGTCCTCCACAACTTCAACACCCCAAGAACCATTTGAAGGATTGTCCACAACTTCAGTCCCACAAGAACCCTCACAAGAGTCCTCCACAACTTCAGCACCCCTAGAATCCACACAAGAGTCCTCCACAGATGCGGAAAACTCTGAAGCACCTATGATTCCTGATTTGACGACAGTGGTTTCACCATCAATCCCAACCACCTTAGTTGTTACAACACACCTTGATTCCTCCCCATCGGACCCTGAGAATCCCTCCACTAGTGTTTCTCCAGTGGGGTCCGACCTTGATGTCATAACAACTGTTAATCCTTGGCCTATAGATGTGTCACAGGTTGATTCTTCGAATGAGGTTACACCAGCAAAACCTTCCAGTGATCCACAAACAGTAACCCAGATACCGACCAGTCCTCAATCATCTGAACCCACTCCTAAACCTCAGGACAAGCCAAACCCTTCCAGTCTACTGACAACTACAGCTCCTGTGGATAAACCTGCTCTCAAACCTGGGACTAAGCCAGTGGATGCAGTGCAGACTGTGGATAGTTCCAGAGACTACCAAGCAG ATGACAGCAATGACACAAACTTGTGCAGCGGGCGGCCTGCCAGTGCAGTCACCACATTGAAGAACGGCACAATTGCGGTCTTCAGAG GTCACTACTTCTGGTTTTTGGACATAAACAGGGTTCCAGGTCCGGCCCGTGACATCACACAAGGGTGGGGTGTCCCGTCCCCCATTGACACTGCGTTCACCCGTTGCAATTGTCAGGGGAAAACGTACATCTTGAAG GGAAACCAGTATTGGAGATTTGAGAACAATAATTTGGACCCAGGCTATCCAAAGGTTGTTGAGACAGGCTTTGATGGACTTCGAGGTCACATCACAGCTGCTCTGTCTGTGCCTCGGTACCGCGGGAGGAGAGAAACTGTTTATTTCTTCAAGAGAG GTGGATTGGTGCAGAAATATTCATATAAGTTTGGCACGGGTCCATCATGTAACAAGAAACCCCACTATGCCATTTACACAGTCCGCAACCGAGTGGTGAGACATGCAG TATCACTTTTGGGACCCACAATCAACATACGGACGGCCTGGCGAGGATTCCCCACCACCATCACCTCAGCTGTTTC
- the prg4b gene encoding proteoglycan 4b isoform X4, which yields MSLTLLRSLILLACALTPIVSQTSCRGRCGNEYYRGYLCQCDYNCMPYGECCHDFESQCTTKNSCRGRCGESFKRGQPCSCDSDCVKFKQCCPDYKIHCDPEEEQPPLALSGENDEDMYTETMPSDDQSYTEVPEESQTPDSTSVYGSSPAEPLDLVSTQAALITDTSQASTEAGTLATTASEDKVKLTTIDMADGVTTTADSSDATTLPDSGTASPQATTAAEKVSNQPTLTSEHQPEPSPTTDTTREEITSQAQTGAPTEAASEKTEGAPSFSPTAPNVAASSEPSQEQSTTSAPQEPSQESSTSSVPPLEPSQESSTPSVPPEPSQESSTTSTPQEPFEGLSTTSVPQEPSQESSTTSAPLESTQESSTDAENSEAPMIPDLTTVVSPSIPTTLVVTTHLDSSPSDPENPSTSVSPVGSDLDVITTVNPWPIDVSQVDSSNEVTPAKPSSDPQTVTQIPTSPQSSEPTPKPQDKPNPSSLLTTTAPVDKPALKPGTKPVDAVQTVDSSRDYQADDSNDTNLCSGRPASAVTTLKNGTIAVFRGHYFWFLDINRVPGPARDITQGWGVPSPIDTAFTRCNCQGKTYILKGNQYWRFENNNLDPGYPKVVETGFDGLRGHITAALSVPRYRGRRETVYFFKRGGLVQKYSYKFGTGPSCNKKPHYAIYTVRNRVVRHAVSLLGPTINIRTAWRGFPTTITSAVSVPSSREPEGYKYYVFSRSKSYNIRMDGEQPAVTPPRENPSAQNNNFINCPQTL from the exons ATGTCTTTGACTCTTCTACGTTCGCTTATTCTGCTGGCTTGTGCCTTGACTCCAATTGTCAGTCAAA CCAGTTGCAGAGGGAGATGTGGTAATGAGTACTACCGTGGTTACCTGTGCCAATGTGACTATAACTGCATGCCCTACGGCGAATGCTGCCACGACTTTGAATCCCAATGCACCACAA AGAACTCCTGTAGAGGTCGATGTGGGGAATCATTCAAGAGAGGCCAACCGTGTAGCTGCGACTCTGATTGTGTTAAATTCAAGCAGTGTTGTCCAGATTACAAGATCCACTGTGATCCAGAAG AGGAACAGCCACCTTTGGCACTCAGCGGGGAAAACGATGAAG ATATGTACACCGAGACCATGCCCAGTGATGACCAGTCCTACACTGAAGTTCCAGAGGAAAGTCAGACACCAGATAGCACTAGCGTGTATGGGTCCTCTCCAGCTGAGCCACTGGATCTGGTCTCCACTCAAGCCGCCTTGATAACAGACACTTCACAGGCCAGCACAGAGGCAGGTACATTGGCGACGACAGCTTCAGAGGACAAGGTCAAGTTAACCACCATTGACATGGCTGATGGTGTCACCACCACTGCAG ATAGCAGTGATGCTACCACTTTGCCAGACTCAGGAACAGCATCCCCTCAAGCCACCACTGCAGCTGAGAAGGTTTCCAACCAACCCACTCTGACTTCTGAGCACCAACCAGAACCGTCTCCCACAACTGACACCACACGGGAGGAGATCACATCTCAGGCACAGACTGGTGCTCCGACTGAAGCTGCTTCTGAAAAAACAGAGGGCGCACCCTCATTTTCCCCTACAGCTCCTAACGTAGCTGCATCTTCAGAACCCTCACAGGAGCAGTCCACAACTTCAGCCCCACAAGAACCCTCACAAGAGTCTTCCACATCTTCAGTACCACCTCTAGAGCCCTCACAAGAGTCATCCACACCTTCAGTGCCACCAGAACCCTCACAAGAGTCCTCCACAACTTCAACACCCCAAGAACCATTTGAAGGATTGTCCACAACTTCAGTCCCACAAGAACCCTCACAAGAGTCCTCCACAACTTCAGCACCCCTAGAATCCACACAAGAGTCCTCCACAGATGCGGAAAACTCTGAAGCACCTATGATTCCTGATTTGACGACAGTGGTTTCACCATCAATCCCAACCACCTTAGTTGTTACAACACACCTTGATTCCTCCCCATCGGACCCTGAGAATCCCTCCACTAGTGTTTCTCCAGTGGGGTCCGACCTTGATGTCATAACAACTGTTAATCCTTGGCCTATAGATGTGTCACAGGTTGATTCTTCGAATGAGGTTACACCAGCAAAACCTTCCAGTGATCCACAAACAGTAACCCAGATACCGACCAGTCCTCAATCATCTGAACCCACTCCTAAACCTCAGGACAAGCCAAACCCTTCCAGTCTACTGACAACTACAGCTCCTGTGGATAAACCTGCTCTCAAACCTGGGACTAAGCCAGTGGATGCAGTGCAGACTGTGGATAGTTCCAGAGACTACCAAGCAG ATGACAGCAATGACACAAACTTGTGCAGCGGGCGGCCTGCCAGTGCAGTCACCACATTGAAGAACGGCACAATTGCGGTCTTCAGAG GTCACTACTTCTGGTTTTTGGACATAAACAGGGTTCCAGGTCCGGCCCGTGACATCACACAAGGGTGGGGTGTCCCGTCCCCCATTGACACTGCGTTCACCCGTTGCAATTGTCAGGGGAAAACGTACATCTTGAAG GGAAACCAGTATTGGAGATTTGAGAACAATAATTTGGACCCAGGCTATCCAAAGGTTGTTGAGACAGGCTTTGATGGACTTCGAGGTCACATCACAGCTGCTCTGTCTGTGCCTCGGTACCGCGGGAGGAGAGAAACTGTTTATTTCTTCAAGAGAG GTGGATTGGTGCAGAAATATTCATATAAGTTTGGCACGGGTCCATCATGTAACAAGAAACCCCACTATGCCATTTACACAGTCCGCAACCGAGTGGTGAGACATGCAG TATCACTTTTGGGACCCACAATCAACATACGGACGGCCTGGCGAGGATTCCCCACCACCATCACCTCAGCTGTTTC
- the prg4b gene encoding proteoglycan 4b isoform X2, translated as MSLTLLRSLILLACALTPIVSQTSCRGRCGNEYYRGYLCQCDYNCMPYGECCHDFESQCTTKNSCRGRCGESFKRGQPCSCDSDCVKFKQCCPDYKIHCDPEEENNGASSATAPGTSSSCDNVDAKNPKEEQPPLALSGENDEDMYTETMPSDDQSYTEVPEESQTPDSTSVYGSSPAEPLDLVSTQAALITDTSQASTEAGTLATTASEDKVKLTTIDMADGVTTTADSSDATTLPDSGTASPQATTAAEKVSNQPTLTSEHQPEPSPTTDTTREEITSQAQTGAPTEAASEKTEGAPSFSPTAPNVAASSEPSQEQSTTSAPQEPSQESSTSSVPPLEPSQESSTPSVPPEPSQESSTTSTPQEPFEGLSTTSVPQEPSQESSTTSAPLESTQESSTDAENSEAPMIPDLTTVVSPSIPTTLVVTTHLDSSPSDPENPSTSVSPVGSDLDVITTVNPWPIDVSQVDSSNEVTPAKPSSDPQTVTQIPTSPQSSEPTPKPQDKPNPSSLLTTTAPVDKPALKPGTKPVDAVQTVDSSRDYQADDSNDTNLCSGRPASAVTTLKNGTIAVFRGHYFWFLDINRVPGPARDITQGWGVPSPIDTAFTRCNCQGKTYILKGNQYWRFENNNLDPGYPKVVETGFDGLRGHITAALSVPRYRGRRETVYFFKRGGLVQKYSYKFGTGPSCNKKPHYAIYTVRNRVVRHAVSLLGPTINIRTAWRGFPTTITSAVSVPSSREPEGYKYYVFSRSKSYNIRMDGEQPAVTPPRENPSAQNNNFINCPQTL; from the exons ATGTCTTTGACTCTTCTACGTTCGCTTATTCTGCTGGCTTGTGCCTTGACTCCAATTGTCAGTCAAA CCAGTTGCAGAGGGAGATGTGGTAATGAGTACTACCGTGGTTACCTGTGCCAATGTGACTATAACTGCATGCCCTACGGCGAATGCTGCCACGACTTTGAATCCCAATGCACCACAA AGAACTCCTGTAGAGGTCGATGTGGGGAATCATTCAAGAGAGGCCAACCGTGTAGCTGCGACTCTGATTGTGTTAAATTCAAGCAGTGTTGTCCAGATTACAAGATCCACTGTGATCCAGAAG AGGAAAACAATGGAGCATCCAGTGCAACAGCACCAGGAACGAGTAGTTCATGTGATAATGTAGATGCTAAAAACCCCAAAG AGGAACAGCCACCTTTGGCACTCAGCGGGGAAAACGATGAAG ATATGTACACCGAGACCATGCCCAGTGATGACCAGTCCTACACTGAAGTTCCAGAGGAAAGTCAGACACCAGATAGCACTAGCGTGTATGGGTCCTCTCCAGCTGAGCCACTGGATCTGGTCTCCACTCAAGCCGCCTTGATAACAGACACTTCACAGGCCAGCACAGAGGCAGGTACATTGGCGACGACAGCTTCAGAGGACAAGGTCAAGTTAACCACCATTGACATGGCTGATGGTGTCACCACCACTGCAG ATAGCAGTGATGCTACCACTTTGCCAGACTCAGGAACAGCATCCCCTCAAGCCACCACTGCAGCTGAGAAGGTTTCCAACCAACCCACTCTGACTTCTGAGCACCAACCAGAACCGTCTCCCACAACTGACACCACACGGGAGGAGATCACATCTCAGGCACAGACTGGTGCTCCGACTGAAGCTGCTTCTGAAAAAACAGAGGGCGCACCCTCATTTTCCCCTACAGCTCCTAACGTAGCTGCATCTTCAGAACCCTCACAGGAGCAGTCCACAACTTCAGCCCCACAAGAACCCTCACAAGAGTCTTCCACATCTTCAGTACCACCTCTAGAGCCCTCACAAGAGTCATCCACACCTTCAGTGCCACCAGAACCCTCACAAGAGTCCTCCACAACTTCAACACCCCAAGAACCATTTGAAGGATTGTCCACAACTTCAGTCCCACAAGAACCCTCACAAGAGTCCTCCACAACTTCAGCACCCCTAGAATCCACACAAGAGTCCTCCACAGATGCGGAAAACTCTGAAGCACCTATGATTCCTGATTTGACGACAGTGGTTTCACCATCAATCCCAACCACCTTAGTTGTTACAACACACCTTGATTCCTCCCCATCGGACCCTGAGAATCCCTCCACTAGTGTTTCTCCAGTGGGGTCCGACCTTGATGTCATAACAACTGTTAATCCTTGGCCTATAGATGTGTCACAGGTTGATTCTTCGAATGAGGTTACACCAGCAAAACCTTCCAGTGATCCACAAACAGTAACCCAGATACCGACCAGTCCTCAATCATCTGAACCCACTCCTAAACCTCAGGACAAGCCAAACCCTTCCAGTCTACTGACAACTACAGCTCCTGTGGATAAACCTGCTCTCAAACCTGGGACTAAGCCAGTGGATGCAGTGCAGACTGTGGATAGTTCCAGAGACTACCAAGCAG ATGACAGCAATGACACAAACTTGTGCAGCGGGCGGCCTGCCAGTGCAGTCACCACATTGAAGAACGGCACAATTGCGGTCTTCAGAG GTCACTACTTCTGGTTTTTGGACATAAACAGGGTTCCAGGTCCGGCCCGTGACATCACACAAGGGTGGGGTGTCCCGTCCCCCATTGACACTGCGTTCACCCGTTGCAATTGTCAGGGGAAAACGTACATCTTGAAG GGAAACCAGTATTGGAGATTTGAGAACAATAATTTGGACCCAGGCTATCCAAAGGTTGTTGAGACAGGCTTTGATGGACTTCGAGGTCACATCACAGCTGCTCTGTCTGTGCCTCGGTACCGCGGGAGGAGAGAAACTGTTTATTTCTTCAAGAGAG GTGGATTGGTGCAGAAATATTCATATAAGTTTGGCACGGGTCCATCATGTAACAAGAAACCCCACTATGCCATTTACACAGTCCGCAACCGAGTGGTGAGACATGCAG TATCACTTTTGGGACCCACAATCAACATACGGACGGCCTGGCGAGGATTCCCCACCACCATCACCTCAGCTGTTTC
- the prg4b gene encoding proteoglycan 4b isoform X6, with the protein MSLTLLRSLILLACALTPIVSQTSCRGRCGNEYYRGYLCQCDYNCMPYGECCHDFESQCTTKEQPPLALSGENDEDMYTETMPSDDQSYTEVPEESQTPDSTSVYGSSPAEPLDLVSTQAALITDTSQASTEAGTLATTASEDKVKLTTIDMADGVTTTADSSDATTLPDSGTASPQATTAAEKVSNQPTLTSEHQPEPSPTTDTTREEITSQAQTGAPTEAASEKTEGAPSFSPTAPNVAASSEPSQEQSTTSAPQEPSQESSTSSVPPLEPSQESSTPSVPPEPSQESSTTSTPQEPFEGLSTTSVPQEPSQESSTTSAPLESTQESSTDAENSEAPMIPDLTTVVSPSIPTTLVVTTHLDSSPSDPENPSTSVSPVGSDLDVITTVNPWPIDVSQVDSSNEVTPAKPSSDPQTVTQIPTSPQSSEPTPKPQDKPNPSSLLTTTAPVDKPALKPGTKPVDAVQTVDSSRDYQADDSNDTNLCSGRPASAVTTLKNGTIAVFRGHYFWFLDINRVPGPARDITQGWGVPSPIDTAFTRCNCQGKTYILKGNQYWRFENNNLDPGYPKVVETGFDGLRGHITAALSVPRYRGRRETVYFFKRGGLVQKYSYKFGTGPSCNKKPHYAIYTVRNRVVRHAVSLLGPTINIRTAWRGFPTTITSAVSVPSSREPEGYKYYVFSRSKSYNIRMDGEQPAVTPPRENPSAQNNNFINCPQTL; encoded by the exons ATGTCTTTGACTCTTCTACGTTCGCTTATTCTGCTGGCTTGTGCCTTGACTCCAATTGTCAGTCAAA CCAGTTGCAGAGGGAGATGTGGTAATGAGTACTACCGTGGTTACCTGTGCCAATGTGACTATAACTGCATGCCCTACGGCGAATGCTGCCACGACTTTGAATCCCAATGCACCACAA AGGAACAGCCACCTTTGGCACTCAGCGGGGAAAACGATGAAG ATATGTACACCGAGACCATGCCCAGTGATGACCAGTCCTACACTGAAGTTCCAGAGGAAAGTCAGACACCAGATAGCACTAGCGTGTATGGGTCCTCTCCAGCTGAGCCACTGGATCTGGTCTCCACTCAAGCCGCCTTGATAACAGACACTTCACAGGCCAGCACAGAGGCAGGTACATTGGCGACGACAGCTTCAGAGGACAAGGTCAAGTTAACCACCATTGACATGGCTGATGGTGTCACCACCACTGCAG ATAGCAGTGATGCTACCACTTTGCCAGACTCAGGAACAGCATCCCCTCAAGCCACCACTGCAGCTGAGAAGGTTTCCAACCAACCCACTCTGACTTCTGAGCACCAACCAGAACCGTCTCCCACAACTGACACCACACGGGAGGAGATCACATCTCAGGCACAGACTGGTGCTCCGACTGAAGCTGCTTCTGAAAAAACAGAGGGCGCACCCTCATTTTCCCCTACAGCTCCTAACGTAGCTGCATCTTCAGAACCCTCACAGGAGCAGTCCACAACTTCAGCCCCACAAGAACCCTCACAAGAGTCTTCCACATCTTCAGTACCACCTCTAGAGCCCTCACAAGAGTCATCCACACCTTCAGTGCCACCAGAACCCTCACAAGAGTCCTCCACAACTTCAACACCCCAAGAACCATTTGAAGGATTGTCCACAACTTCAGTCCCACAAGAACCCTCACAAGAGTCCTCCACAACTTCAGCACCCCTAGAATCCACACAAGAGTCCTCCACAGATGCGGAAAACTCTGAAGCACCTATGATTCCTGATTTGACGACAGTGGTTTCACCATCAATCCCAACCACCTTAGTTGTTACAACACACCTTGATTCCTCCCCATCGGACCCTGAGAATCCCTCCACTAGTGTTTCTCCAGTGGGGTCCGACCTTGATGTCATAACAACTGTTAATCCTTGGCCTATAGATGTGTCACAGGTTGATTCTTCGAATGAGGTTACACCAGCAAAACCTTCCAGTGATCCACAAACAGTAACCCAGATACCGACCAGTCCTCAATCATCTGAACCCACTCCTAAACCTCAGGACAAGCCAAACCCTTCCAGTCTACTGACAACTACAGCTCCTGTGGATAAACCTGCTCTCAAACCTGGGACTAAGCCAGTGGATGCAGTGCAGACTGTGGATAGTTCCAGAGACTACCAAGCAG ATGACAGCAATGACACAAACTTGTGCAGCGGGCGGCCTGCCAGTGCAGTCACCACATTGAAGAACGGCACAATTGCGGTCTTCAGAG GTCACTACTTCTGGTTTTTGGACATAAACAGGGTTCCAGGTCCGGCCCGTGACATCACACAAGGGTGGGGTGTCCCGTCCCCCATTGACACTGCGTTCACCCGTTGCAATTGTCAGGGGAAAACGTACATCTTGAAG GGAAACCAGTATTGGAGATTTGAGAACAATAATTTGGACCCAGGCTATCCAAAGGTTGTTGAGACAGGCTTTGATGGACTTCGAGGTCACATCACAGCTGCTCTGTCTGTGCCTCGGTACCGCGGGAGGAGAGAAACTGTTTATTTCTTCAAGAGAG GTGGATTGGTGCAGAAATATTCATATAAGTTTGGCACGGGTCCATCATGTAACAAGAAACCCCACTATGCCATTTACACAGTCCGCAACCGAGTGGTGAGACATGCAG TATCACTTTTGGGACCCACAATCAACATACGGACGGCCTGGCGAGGATTCCCCACCACCATCACCTCAGCTGTTTC